The following coding sequences lie in one Cloeon dipterum chromosome 1, ieCloDipt1.1, whole genome shotgun sequence genomic window:
- the Rsod gene encoding uncharacterized protein Rsod has product MRWLTLMVLGLCTLAEGVQIWVPLSQGRIRGEIRMNQAHAGAEVSVRVALLLTDGGSAQALDWQVREFPVDYRVVDGGERCSNNRLGKTLIDLGERLGKLSLPENSTAEFIIPEGYLNLSKNDGIWGRSLVMRGDSDLACATLLVEGEERIAEAHFRGALTGSLLFRWFGADDGIDAIILSKVQRVRGNDTAAVVKNHNWKIFVTDSVESEADKSRDDCDSLQIVFDPDDRGPGQRAGDMDSRLGQLRTGRTQLLRDVALPELHESADNSARSLYVVVYDWHHSDSILACARLRRLHTKRALAVVQGGGLRVTLRLEQRSPYDLTYITAEDKNKPGEWDVQVRELPAQGGSPEACYYSGPLYDPTGVGQGRNSGGGSHSEYAVGSIWLKHGPLERLQGTWDSFLPLSGPYSVIHRSIYITYTDSVACATINPVKSMSTAQVIFRYPVVGRIILRQERDSPWADTSVLVEYLVYADGSRNDTGSIRWRVMENPAGKDFYNWTARCLSAGRVFDPNGCADENQGGACAIGGVGDRHAPLSASGGKEKMIERTRRLFTDLTLPLTGHDSVVGKALVLSDAFGPKARGERLACSTITWLPRVKAVVFDWFGSDGEEPPVKGRIEMTQQTPYDLTNVEVTLKGLEKVKGYHVHVAPVEMQLAFPCDDSTLYGHWNPQKIDPKSSPPAAQGTPEQYEMGDLSGKWGTFEGLTHASLVYNDSLLDLSGPRSVLGRSVVIHKEADNARWACATVERGYAASEARELRAIASFHHPGGFAYGYIKFSQLVHGEGSYSDTVIEVKLRHPGVNDRNLTRGHDWAIFVNPVGQDAAVKTLNTRCVAGGYVWNPFFIQLADPFNDELYREQCGTDNPLRCYAGDIGRRVGPINLGDRRQVFSDMNLPLEGKHSALGKSVVIFTQNGGRERYACANIEPDHDIIKYANIRRPPRFEVSKFLSRVRAILGIPDWMLNVDNRKTRHLHGNTCIQLLLHFRGPQASRLEQDFSRLLRVGSQKEQSLFIPGAYPDPKRPTSLSYSQCGVVDTNKAKSSIFSISGAIPRVATPFYVFTSAAIALSRMLL; this is encoded by the exons ATGCGGTGGTTAACCCTGATGGTCTTGGGGCTGTGCACCCTGGCCGAGGGGGTGCAGATCTGGGTACCTCTTTCTCAGGGTCGCATACGTGGCGAGATCAGGATGAACCAGGCTCACGCGGGTGCAGAGGTCAGCGTCAGGGTGGCTCTGCTGCTCACTGATGGAGGTTCTGCCCAAGCACTCGACTGGCAG GTGCGCGAATTCCCTGTCGACTACAGAGTGGTAGATGGCGGCGAGAGGTGCTCCAACAACCGACTCGGCAAAACCCTGATCGACTTGGGCGAGCGGCTAGGCAAACTGAGCCTACCTGAGAACAGCACCGCTGAGTTCATCATTCCTGAGGGCTATTTAAACCTTTCCAAGAATGATGGTATTTGGGGAAg gtCGCTTGTGATGCGAGGTGACTCTGACTTGGCATGTGCAACGCTGTTAGTAGAGGGTGAGGAACGTATTGCAGAGGCGCACTTCCGTGGCGCGCTCACCGGCTCCTTGCTTTTCCGTTGGTTTGGCGCTGACGATGGAATTGATGCAATCATTCTAAGCAAGGTGCAGCGAGTTCGCGGCAATGACACAGCAGCAGTCGTAAAAAACCACAATTGGAAAATCTTTGTCACGGATAGCGTTGAAAGTGAAGCAGACAAGTCAAGGGATGATTGCGATTCGCTCCAGATCGTCTTTGATCCTGATGATCGAGGCCCAG GTCAAAGAGCGGGTGACATGGACAGCCGGCTGGGACAACTTCGGACGGGCCGGACACAGCTTCTGCGAGACGTGGCTTTGCCTGAGCTGCATGAGTCTGCTGATAATTCTGCTCGAAGTCTTTACGTCGTCGTTTACGACTGGCATCACTCTGACAGTATCCTGGCCTGTGCCCGCCTGCGTAGACTTCATACCAAGCGGGCGTTAGCAGTCGTGCAGGGTGGCGGGCTCAGAGTGACCTTGCGGCTTGAGCAGCGCTCGCCCTATGACCTCACTTACATCACCGCCGAAGACAAGAATAAGCCAGGC GAGTGGGATGTGCAGGTGCGTGAGTTGCCAGCGCAAGGCGGCTCTCCAGAGGCCTGCTATTACTCAGGACCTCTGTACGACCCGACAGGCGTGGGACAAGGACGTAATTCAGGCGGTGGAAGTCACAGTGAATACGCCGTCGGCAGTATCTGGCTAAAGCACGGCCCCCTCGAGCGTCTCCAGGGCACTTGGGACTCTTTCCTGCCCCTTTCAGGCCCTTACAGTGTCATACACCGCTCAATTTACATCACTTATACCGATTCGGTCGCGTGTGCCACCATCAATCCCGTTAAATCCATGTCCACTGCTCAAGTCATATTCAG GTACCCTGTCGTTGGTAGAATAATACTGCGTCAGGAGCGTGACTCACCCTGGGCGGACACGTCAGTGCTAGTGGAGTACTTGGTTTACGCAGATGGCTCGCGAAATGACACAGGTTCAATCAGGTGGCGCGTCATGGAGAATCCTGCCGGCAAAGACTTTTACAACTGGACGGCTCGTTGCCTCAGCGCCGGACGTGTTTTTGACCCCAATGGCTGTGCGGACGAAAATCAGGGCGGTGCTTGTGCGATTGGGGGCGTTGGAGACCGTCATGCCCCTCTCTCTGCATCTGGgggcaaagaaaaaatgatcGAACGCACCAGACGCCTCTTCACAGACCTCACTCTGCCACTGACCGGACATGACAGCGTCGTAGGAAAAGCGCTCGTGCTTTCAGACGCCTTTGGTCCCAAGGCTCGAGGGGAGCGGCTGGCCTGCTCCACTATCACCTGGTTGCCGCGTGTCAAGGCTGTGGTCTTTGATTGGTTCGGGAGTGATGGAGAGGAACCGCCGGTCAAG GGTCGAATCGAGATGACCCAGCAGACGCCTTACGACTTAACCAACGTGGAGGTAACCCTGAAAGGACTGGAAAAGGTCAAAGGATATCACGTGCATGTGGCCCCAGTGGAGATGCAGTTAGCGTTTCCTTGCGATGACTCGACCCTTTACGGCCATTGGAATCCGCAGAAGATCGACCCCAAGAGCAGTCCGCCGGCCGCTCAGGGCACCCCTGAGCAATACGAGATGGGCGACCTGAGTGGCAAGTGGGGCACCTTTGAAGGGCTCACGCACGCATCACTGGTTTACAACGATTCACTGCTAGACCTGAGCGGGCCGCGCAGTGTGTTGGGCCGCTCTGTAGTCATTCACAAAGAGGCGGACAACGCCAGATGGGCTTGCGCCACCGTGGAGAGAGGCTACGCGGCGTCAGAGGCGCGAGAACTGCGCGCTATTGCTTCCTTCCATCACCCTGGAGGCTTCGCTTACGGTTACATCAAATTCAGCCAACTG GTGCATGGTGAAGGTTCATACAGCGATACAGTCATCGAGGTCAAACTGCGTCACCCTGGCGTTAACGACCGCAACCTTACTCGCGGCCACGACTGGGCCATCTTTGTGAACCCTGTCGGCCAGGATGCCGCGGTAAAGACCCTGAATACGCGTTGCGTGGCTGGAGGCTACGTTTGGAACCCTTTCTTCATTCAACTGGCAGACCCTTTCAATGACGAGCTCTACAGGGAGCAGTGCGGCACTGACAACCCGCTCAGGTGCTATGCTGGTGACATAGGTCGGAGAGTGGGACCCATCAACCTTGGTGATCGGAGACAG GTCTTCTCTGACATGAATCTTCCTCTGGAGGGAAAACACTCGGCTTTAGGCAAGTCTGTGGTGATTTTCACGCAGAACGGTGGCCGAGAGCGTTACGCGTGCGCCAACATTGAGCCAGACCACGACATCATCAAGTACGCTAACATAAGGAGACCTCCACGCTTCGAAGTGTCCAAATTCCTCTCCAGGGTGCGAGCCATTTTGGGAATACCTGACTGGATGCTGAACGTGGATAATCGGAAAACGCGACACTTGCACGGCAACACCTGCATCCAACTGCTTCTCCACTTCCGCGGCCCTCAg gCAAGCAGGTTAGAGCAAGACTTCAGTCGGCTTCTTAGAGTGGGCTCTCAAAAGGAGCAGTCCCTTTTCATCCCAGGGGCCTATCCTGATCCAAAGCGACCCACATCCCTCTCGTACTCGCAGTGCGGCGTTGTCGACACAAACAAGGCAAAAAGCTCAATCTTTTCAATTTCGGGTGCAATCCCGCGTGTTGCTACCCCATTTTATGTTTTCACCTCTGCCGCGATTGCGTTGAGCAGAATGCTGCTGTGA
- the LOC135946450 gene encoding methyl-CpG-binding domain protein 4-like, which translates to MAVQPCHAEEKDRVPSSSQATELRTDPGGPGQRCWLSRPSSPSGRKPYNLRRRSRADRRTAATECSVERGGEFCGDEPAVRGASNDAGGADVDAAGHRTRAQEHGQDDSSTGIECTEKESTPIVTASKYFSGSRRKEQQVKSVLDVIKASKWIPPRSPYDLIQEKLYHDPWKLLIATIFLNKTRGSVACPLVWLFFEKWPDPEAAIAADLDELAAFLRPLGLHNRRAEQIVRFSEDYRKKSWLYPNELYGIDKYGNDSFRIFCRNEWRQVQPDDYMLNFYHQWLHENAERLGI; encoded by the exons ATGGCGGTACA GCCTTGCCATGCTGAAGAAAAAGACCGTGTTCCCTCCTCGTCCCAGGCCACCGAATTGCGAACAGATCCTGGAGGACCTGGCCAACGCTGCTGGCTCTCAAGACCCAGCTCTCCAAGTGGCCGCAAGCCATACAACCTCAG GCGGAGAAGCCGTGCTGACAGACGGACAGCAGCAACAGAGTGTTCGGTGGAGCGAGGTGGTGAATTTTGTGGAGACGAGCCGGCAGTCAGAGGCGCTTCGAACGACGCTGGAGGCGCAGACGTTGACGCTGCAGGCCATCGAACTCGAGCTCAGGAACATGGACAAGATGATTCGTCAACAGGCATTGAATGCACTGAGAAAGAGTCCACCCCGATTGTGACTGCCAGCAAGTATTTTAGTGGGAGCCGCCGAAAGGAGCAGCAGGTCAAATCAGTCCTGGACGTTATCAAGGCTTCCaa GTGGATTCCCCCTCGTTCACCTTATGATCTGATTCAAGAAAAACTGTACCATGACCCTTGGAAGCTGCTGATCGCAACTATTTTCCTGAACAAGACTCGCGGCAGTGTGGCGTGTCCGCTGGTGTGGCTCTTTTTCGAGAAGTGGCCAGACCCTGAAGCGGCAATCGCGGCTGACCTGGATGAGTTGGCCGCCTTCCTAAGGCCACTTGGACTGCACAACCGGCGCGCTGAGCAAATTGTCCGCTTCTCTGAGGACTACAGGAAGAAATCGTGGCTCTACCCGAATGAGTTGTATGGCATTGATAAATACGGCAACGACTCGTTCCGAATTTTTTGCCGCAATGAGTGGCGACAAGTGCAACCTGATGACTATATGCTCAACTTCTACCATCAGTGGCTCCATGAAAACGCCGAGAGACTAGGCATTTGA